In Halobacterium noricense, the genomic stretch CCGCGCGAGCCCGACCGCGCCCCGTCGGCGGGTCCGGCTGCGGGTTGTCGAACTGCGCCCAGAACTCGAGGTCGAAGTCGAACTCGTCGCGCTCGTTGAGCGCCACCGCCGCGTCGTACGCCGAGTGGTCCTCGCTGAGCGCGTACTCGAACGGGAGTGACGGTGCCGAGGGGTTGTTGAGGTCCTCGGGCAGCGCCGTCGCGAAGCCCGGGTACTCCGGGACGCCCTCGAGTTCGCCGTCGTACCAGTCCGGCGAGAACGACGCCCGAAGCATGTTCAGGCCTTCCTCGCCCCCCTGGTCGTAGGTCTCCTGGAGCGGGTACTCCTTGTCGACGTCCATCGACGCCCACTCCTCGGGCGTCGGTGCCTGCGTTCCCCAGCGGGAACGGAAGTCCTGCCCGCCCTCGCGGGGGTCGACTTCGTCGGTCCAGAGAATCGGCGTGCCCGGGTGTCCGTCACCCCAGCACGGCCACGGGAGACTCCAGTACTCGCCGCTGACTGGGACCTCCGAGTCGTGACACTTCGTGTCCTCCTCGGAGAACGCGTAGTCGTACTCCCGGTGTTGCTGGAGCCGCTCGGGGCTCTGCTGGTAGCCGATGGTCCGCACACCGAGGTTGATTTCTCGCAGCGCCTCCTCGTACGTTGACTTCCCGTTGAACAGCTCGGGGCCCGAACCCCAGTCGAAGTGCTCGCCGAAGCCGAGGCGGTCGGCCAGCTCCTGCATGATCTGCAGGTCCGGCTTCGCCTCGTGGCTCGGCGGCCGCACGGGCTCGCTCCACTGCACCGCGCGGTGGGAGTTCGTGACCGAGCGCCAGTGCTCGTACTGGCTGGCCGCCGGCAGCAGGATGACGCCGTCGTCGCGGTCCGGCAGCACGGACGCCAGCGACGGGAACAGGTCGACGACGACCAGCAGGTCCAGCGCCTCCATCGCCTGGCGCATCCGTGGCATCTCCGAGATGGAGTTCGAGGAGTGCCCCCAGAAGAACGCCGCCTTCACGGGGTTCTCCTGGTAGATGGGCGACTCCAGTAGCCGGTCATCTTGGGGGAGTGCCGCTTCGAACCAGCGGGCGACCGTCAGCCCGTTCTGGAACATCAGCGAGCGGTCCTCCGCGGAGGCACCTGGGTCGCCGCCCTGCTGCTCGTAGAGGTCCGAGGGCATCGTCTCGAACTTCTGGGAGAGGTCCTGGTAGCTGATGTCCCCGGACGTCACCGGCGTCTGGTCCCAGACGTCGGCCCAGTACTCCCAGGAGCCACGGCTGGAGACGCCGTAGTAGCCGGGGAGGATGTGGCTGGCGACGCCGAGGTCCGTCGCACCCTGTACGTTCGCGTGGCCACGCATCACCTGCAGGCCACCGCCCGAGTGGGCGGCGCTCCCGGAGGCGAGGCTGGTCAGCGCGTACGAACGGATGTTCTGCGTGCCGTTGTTGTGCTGGGTGCCACCCATCGCCCACTCGATCTGGACGTTGGGCTTGTTCTCGATGATGAGGTCGCCGAGCTCCCGGACGCGGTCGGCGCTAATCCAGGTGATTTCCTCGACGGTCTCGGGGTCGTAGTCGTCGAGTTCGCCGTCGACGTCGGGCCACCCCTGCACGCGGTCTTCGAGCATCTCGTCGTCGAGCTCGCCCTGCTCTCGGAGGTACCGAATCAGTCCCATCATCAGCGCGACGTCCGTCCCCGGACGCAGCCGGTAGAAGTCGTCGGCGTGGGCCGACGTCTTCGTGTATCGGGGGTCCACGGAGACGACCGTGCCGCCGCGGGCCTGCCCTTCGAGGATGTGCTGCATCGCGATGGGGTGGGCTTCCGCGGGGTTCTGCCCGATGATGATGTTGAGGTCGAAGTTCCGGTAGTCGTTGACCGTGTTCGTCATCGCTCCGTAGCCCCACGTGTTCGCGAGGCCGGAGACGGTCGTGGAGTGGCAGATTCGGGCCTGGTGGTCGATGTTGTTCGTGCCCATGAAGGAAGCGAACTTGCGCGACGCGTACGCCTCCTCGTTGCAGTGGTGGGCACTCCCGAGGAACATCAGGCTGTCTCGGCCGTACTCCTCCCAGATTCGTTCGAGCTCCTCGGTGATGTGGGAGTACGCTTCGTCCCACGTGATCTTCTTCCACTCGCCGCCTTCCTTCCGCATCGGATGTTTCAGACGTCGCTCGGAGTGTTCGCTGCCGTAGATGGCAGCCCCCTTCGAGCAGAGCGACCCGTTGTTAATCGGGTTCTCCGTCCAGGACTCCTGCCCGACGAAAGCGTCACCTTCACGTTCCCCGCGGAAACCACATCCGACCGCGCAGAAGTTACAGATGGTCTTGGTGAGCGTCGAATCGTCGCCGGAGATGTCGGCGCCACCGCTTTCGCCGTCCTGAGCGAGCGTTTGGCCGGTTATCCCGCCGCCGAGGGCGATGCCGCCCGCGAGGGCGCTCGCCTTCATGAACGAACGGCGGTCTAGGTCCAGAGAGACCGGTTGTGTACTCATGGTTTAGAGCCTGTCACCGTGTACCACGATTAATGAGGGGGGAGCCACTTTAGTGTTCCTGCCTCGTTCCGCCATTCTGACCTCCAAACTCCCGGAAGGAAGTGGGTCCTGCCGGTTCTTCGTGGGAGCCAGCCGCAACCTCTTTCGGTGGGCGCACGTAACGGCGAGTGAATGAACGTCGGGGCGTTCGTCTGTGGCTGCGGTGGTGCGGTCGACCTCGACCTCGAAGGCGTCCGGGAAGGCGTCCGGGACGTCGACGTCGTCGCGAGCGGGTCGCTCCTCTGTACGGAAGGGCTCCCGAAAGTCCGACACGTCGTCGAGGAGTACGACCTCGACCACCTGATAGTCACGGCCGAAAGCGACAACTGCAAGCAACGATACCGGACGGTGCTCGACGACGCCGGGCTCCACCCGGAGGCAATCTCGTTCGTCAACCACCGCGAGCGCGGCGCGTGGGTCCACGACGAGGCCGACGCGACCGACCTCGTCGCGCGGAAAATCAACGCCGCGTACGCCGGCCTCCGCGAGGAGGCACCGCCGCGAACCGTCTCCCGGGAAGCCGGCGACGGCGTCGTGGTCGTCGGCGACCCCGAGGCCGCCGAGGCGCTCTCGGATTCGGCCGATGTCACGCTGCTGGCCGACGGGAAGGACTTCGCGGACGCCGACTACGACCTCCGCGACGTCACCATCGCTCGCGGCCGCGCCACGGACGTCGACGGCGTCTACGGCGAGTTCGAGCTGCAGGTGCAGGCCGGCGTCACCGAGGACTGCATCGACTGCATGGAGTGCGTCAAGCAGGGGCCCGACGAGTACGTCACGAGCAAGCCCGTCGACGTGCTGCCGGGCGCGCCGAACGGCGACTGGGTGGACTGCTGTCCCACGGACGCCATCCACCCCGAGGAGCGCACCGTCGAGGCCGACCAGGTCGTCTACCCGGACGCGTCCCGGGAGACCCGCGGCGGCCGCATGGGCTTCTACACGGGCCCCGTCGACGCCGCGACCGTCGCGGCCGTCCAGGACTTGATCGGCGGCATCGAGAAGCCGCAGTTCCTCGACGTGGAGATGGACGTCTGCGCCGCGGGCGGGTCCAGCCAGCAGGGCTGTACGGTCTGTTCGGACGCCTGCCCGCACGGCGCGGTCTCCCGCCCCACCATCGACAGCGTGGAGTTCGACGAAGTGGCGTGTGAGGGCTGTGGCGCGTGTACGAGTGCGTGCCCGACCGGTGCAGTGCGCGCCCGCGAACCCTCGAACGAGCGCATCGCCCGCGAGGTCGAGTCGATGCTCGTCGAGACCGACGACTCCGGGCTGCTCTCCTCGTCGGACGGCATCGAGACCGGCGTCGTGGCGTTCGTCTGCGACGAGCGCGCGAGCCGCACGCTCGACGAGTACGGCCGCCGCGCGCGCCAGCAGGACGGCATCGAGTACCCGCCGCTGCTCCCCGTCGAGGTGCCGTGCGCGGACACCGTCGGCGAGGCGCACGTCTTGCACGCGCTCGCCGTGGGCGCGGACGGCGTCGCCATCGTCGGCTGTGGTGGCGACTGCCTGCACTCCGGCCCGGACCCGAAGGCCGAACTCGTGACGCGCGTGAACCAGGCGACCGAGGACCTCGGGCTCGGCAAGCGCACCGCGTTCTTTGCGCCCGAACCCGGCGAGCCGGAGGCGTTCGTCGAGGACATCAGCCGGTTCGTCGAACTCGGCCTCGACCCGTCGCCGGTGCCGACCGGCCACGAGGCCACCGGCATCGCCGACGCGACCACCGCGAACCCCGAGTTCAACACTCACGAGTGGGGGCTGGAGAGCGTGCGCGCCATCGTCCCCCACACCGACCCCCGGGACGTCATCCGCGGGCTGGAGTCGTTCGGCCGCGTCGAAGTCAACGAGGACTGCACGTTCACGCCGACGTGTTCGAACCTCTGCCCGACCGACGCGCTCCGCCGCGAGGACGCCGGCCTGGAGTTCGACCACGAGCGCTGCGTGAACTGCGGGCTCTGCGAGGAGGGCTGCATGGAGGACGCCATCCGCGTGGACGGCGGCCTCGAACTCGGCCTGCTCCCCGAGCACAACGACGGGGACGCGTGGACGACCGTCGCGGACGGCGAGATGCGGGAGTGTCGCCGCTGCGGCAAACCGTTCACCAGCGAGGCGTCCGCACAGAAGATTAGCGAGGAAGTCGGGGACGTCGTCGCGGGCATCGCGCCC encodes the following:
- a CDS encoding hydrogenase iron-sulfur subunit, with amino-acid sequence MNVGAFVCGCGGAVDLDLEGVREGVRDVDVVASGSLLCTEGLPKVRHVVEEYDLDHLIVTAESDNCKQRYRTVLDDAGLHPEAISFVNHRERGAWVHDEADATDLVARKINAAYAGLREEAPPRTVSREAGDGVVVVGDPEAAEALSDSADVTLLADGKDFADADYDLRDVTIARGRATDVDGVYGEFELQVQAGVTEDCIDCMECVKQGPDEYVTSKPVDVLPGAPNGDWVDCCPTDAIHPEERTVEADQVVYPDASRETRGGRMGFYTGPVDAATVAAVQDLIGGIEKPQFLDVEMDVCAAGGSSQQGCTVCSDACPHGAVSRPTIDSVEFDEVACEGCGACTSACPTGAVRAREPSNERIAREVESMLVETDDSGLLSSSDGIETGVVAFVCDERASRTLDEYGRRARQQDGIEYPPLLPVEVPCADTVGEAHVLHALAVGADGVAIVGCGGDCLHSGPDPKAELVTRVNQATEDLGLGKRTAFFAPEPGEPEAFVEDISRFVELGLDPSPVPTGHEATGIADATTANPEFNTHEWGLESVRAIVPHTDPRDVIRGLESFGRVEVNEDCTFTPTCSNLCPTDALRREDAGLEFDHERCVNCGLCEEGCMEDAIRVDGGLELGLLPEHNDGDAWTTVADGEMRECRRCGKPFTSEASAQKISEEVGDVVAGIAPDADGDVFEYCSDCRAKLVYDT
- a CDS encoding molybdopterin oxidoreductase family protein; translated protein: MSTQPVSLDLDRRSFMKASALAGGIALGGGITGQTLAQDGESGGADISGDDSTLTKTICNFCAVGCGFRGEREGDAFVGQESWTENPINNGSLCSKGAAIYGSEHSERRLKHPMRKEGGEWKKITWDEAYSHITEELERIWEEYGRDSLMFLGSAHHCNEEAYASRKFASFMGTNNIDHQARICHSTTVSGLANTWGYGAMTNTVNDYRNFDLNIIIGQNPAEAHPIAMQHILEGQARGGTVVSVDPRYTKTSAHADDFYRLRPGTDVALMMGLIRYLREQGELDDEMLEDRVQGWPDVDGELDDYDPETVEEITWISADRVRELGDLIIENKPNVQIEWAMGGTQHNNGTQNIRSYALTSLASGSAAHSGGGLQVMRGHANVQGATDLGVASHILPGYYGVSSRGSWEYWADVWDQTPVTSGDISYQDLSQKFETMPSDLYEQQGGDPGASAEDRSLMFQNGLTVARWFEAALPQDDRLLESPIYQENPVKAAFFWGHSSNSISEMPRMRQAMEALDLLVVVDLFPSLASVLPDRDDGVILLPAASQYEHWRSVTNSHRAVQWSEPVRPPSHEAKPDLQIMQELADRLGFGEHFDWGSGPELFNGKSTYEEALREINLGVRTIGYQQSPERLQQHREYDYAFSEEDTKCHDSEVPVSGEYWSLPWPCWGDGHPGTPILWTDEVDPREGGQDFRSRWGTQAPTPEEWASMDVDKEYPLQETYDQGGEEGLNMLRASFSPDWYDGELEGVPEYPGFATALPEDLNNPSAPSLPFEYALSEDHSAYDAAVALNERDEFDFDLEFWAQFDNPQPDPPTGRGRARAVAWNFLDTTPVHREPIESPEPELTEQWPANGQQRNVYRLDQNNSEVQTQAMSRIADSDGGIDTIMTTGRQVEHQGGGSETRSNIFTADLQPHMYAEIHPDMAEELGVDGGELVVVETTNRGSVLVKARVTNRPNAEETFLPYHWGGIFQGESLLDEYPDGMAPYAIGDSVNSITSPGYDVETQMQETKAAMVRIRKATQAVVDELNMDVDLSSFSFPQDENGIGRQKDFDVRENKPVQ